In Macrobrachium rosenbergii isolate ZJJX-2024 chromosome 4, ASM4041242v1, whole genome shotgun sequence, one genomic interval encodes:
- the LOC136834703 gene encoding uncharacterized protein isoform X2 encodes MKIPYVIVSLASLQCFLCHGLRDSELTTAVQELTMVLRGIRSDLSTNFDKLLTDLHQDRLARTEQTMALRDKAEDNRLGIEILRGQISSLMSAKGCPSNLEVLPTGSGPAAKAPEGSGGGGGAGGGAGGGGGGRGIVVDSRLTNGPHHRVLEAHFHQEKGDDDTENPEQTPVIRECPSPFKRAGKHCLTILMEEAVWDAARRLCHSYAQLHVSRPSGSPKVTGDLVVPHDMEAFKNFIQNYEFSGKAWVGASTEGWGGMWAWIDGSLVKELPWLYSSPDQTGGLLAVDNMATFYPVLHKQALYPICELS; translated from the exons ATGAAG ATACCTTACGTCATCGTATCGTTAGCAAGCCTTCAGTGCTTTTTATGTCATGGCCTGAGGGACAGCGAGCTAACTACTGCAGTTCAGGAGTTAACGATGGTTCTCAGGGGCATCAGGTCGGACCTCAGTACCAACTTCGACAAACTCCTCACAGACCTTCATCAGGACAGGTTAGCCAGGACAGAACAGACCATGGCTCTCAGGGACAAAGCCGAGGACAATCGATTAG GCATAGAGATACTGAGGGGGCAAATATCATCCCTAATGTCGGCTAAAGGATGCCCTAGCAACTTGGAAGTCCTTCCAACCGGAAGCGGACCTGCAGCAAAAGCTCCAGAAGgaagtggaggtggtggtggtgcaggaggaggggcaggaggaggaggaggtggaagaggaattGTGGTTGATAGCAGACTGACTAATGGTCCTCACCACAGGGTTCTGGAAGCTCATTTTCATCAAGAAAAAGGAGACGATGACACAGAGAATCCTGAACAAACACCAGTTATCAGAG AATGTCCGTCGCCATTCAAAAGAGCCGGCAAGCACTGTCTGACAATACTGATGGAAGAAGCTGTTTGGGATGCCGCAAGAAGACTCTGCCACAGCTACGCCCAGTTGCACGTCTCTCGCCCATCGGGGTCACCAAAGGTCACCGGTGACCTGGTTGTTCCTCATGATATGGAAGCCTTCAAAAATTTCATCCAGAACTACGAGTTCA GTGGCAAAGCATGGGTGGGCGCCTCCACGGAGGGTTGGGGCGGCATGTGGGCGTGGATTGACGGATCTCTGGTCAAAGAACTGCCCTGGCTCTATTCTAGCCCTGACCAGACAGGAGGTCTCCTAGCAGTGGACAACATGGCGACTTTCTACCCCGTTCTCCACAAGCAAGCTCTGTATCCCATTTGCGAACTCAGTTAG
- the LOC136834703 gene encoding uncharacterized protein isoform X1, translated as MPPWRITNNLEREPTNKMQQQRTHTLTHIPYVIVSLASLQCFLCHGLRDSELTTAVQELTMVLRGIRSDLSTNFDKLLTDLHQDRLARTEQTMALRDKAEDNRLGIEILRGQISSLMSAKGCPSNLEVLPTGSGPAAKAPEGSGGGGGAGGGAGGGGGGRGIVVDSRLTNGPHHRVLEAHFHQEKGDDDTENPEQTPVIRECPSPFKRAGKHCLTILMEEAVWDAARRLCHSYAQLHVSRPSGSPKVTGDLVVPHDMEAFKNFIQNYEFSGKAWVGASTEGWGGMWAWIDGSLVKELPWLYSSPDQTGGLLAVDNMATFYPVLHKQALYPICELS; from the exons ATGCCCCCTTGGAGAATAACAAACAATCTCGAGCGAGAGCCAACAAACAAAATGCAGCAacaacgcacgcacacactcacacat ATACCTTACGTCATCGTATCGTTAGCAAGCCTTCAGTGCTTTTTATGTCATGGCCTGAGGGACAGCGAGCTAACTACTGCAGTTCAGGAGTTAACGATGGTTCTCAGGGGCATCAGGTCGGACCTCAGTACCAACTTCGACAAACTCCTCACAGACCTTCATCAGGACAGGTTAGCCAGGACAGAACAGACCATGGCTCTCAGGGACAAAGCCGAGGACAATCGATTAG GCATAGAGATACTGAGGGGGCAAATATCATCCCTAATGTCGGCTAAAGGATGCCCTAGCAACTTGGAAGTCCTTCCAACCGGAAGCGGACCTGCAGCAAAAGCTCCAGAAGgaagtggaggtggtggtggtgcaggaggaggggcaggaggaggaggaggtggaagaggaattGTGGTTGATAGCAGACTGACTAATGGTCCTCACCACAGGGTTCTGGAAGCTCATTTTCATCAAGAAAAAGGAGACGATGACACAGAGAATCCTGAACAAACACCAGTTATCAGAG AATGTCCGTCGCCATTCAAAAGAGCCGGCAAGCACTGTCTGACAATACTGATGGAAGAAGCTGTTTGGGATGCCGCAAGAAGACTCTGCCACAGCTACGCCCAGTTGCACGTCTCTCGCCCATCGGGGTCACCAAAGGTCACCGGTGACCTGGTTGTTCCTCATGATATGGAAGCCTTCAAAAATTTCATCCAGAACTACGAGTTCA GTGGCAAAGCATGGGTGGGCGCCTCCACGGAGGGTTGGGGCGGCATGTGGGCGTGGATTGACGGATCTCTGGTCAAAGAACTGCCCTGGCTCTATTCTAGCCCTGACCAGACAGGAGGTCTCCTAGCAGTGGACAACATGGCGACTTTCTACCCCGTTCTCCACAAGCAAGCTCTGTATCCCATTTGCGAACTCAGTTAG